A genomic region of Candidatus Rokuibacteriota bacterium contains the following coding sequences:
- a CDS encoding ATP-binding protein — MDGRLFRHFSLLSAGLWVGFALVLGTGVTYLVEQKMLERATLASLDYFKNLARFITTKEEFVRLRTGAEYEAFDRLIKENFFTSQVVTIKIYDRSGTTIYHSQNPEIVGRAFPDNAPLQRAFQGETVVGLSDLRGSEHLTERQAGYSRLLEVYIPIFLEGTSTIIGAYEIYSPIDPFYQKVWPLRLSVWGAIFFGLALLYVALSLTFRRASRTIVGQNLALERTASELREAYEELKRAQSQLVQSEKLGSAGRLAAGMIHEIGNPLASVLGLLDLQLLCKGSAADRVECLDRTERLAGEIARLRGLLRGLLEYARPGPSEAIVLDLNDVVEKSLLFVFSQRDFGSVRLDKDLAPGLPPVLADESLLEQVLVNILLNAAQASPAGGSITVTTQAGNGAEARTGDHAVGRVFQPGERTVTVAVSDRGPGIPREHLGRVFEPFFSTKGRGEGAGLGLAICHSIIELLHGALVVELAPGRGTTFRIVLPAAAPVPVAAEGARRE, encoded by the coding sequence ATGGATGGGCGTCTCTTTCGGCATTTCTCGCTGCTGAGCGCCGGCCTCTGGGTGGGGTTCGCCCTCGTCCTGGGCACCGGCGTGACCTACCTGGTCGAGCAGAAGATGCTGGAGCGGGCCACCCTGGCCTCCCTCGACTACTTCAAGAACCTGGCGCGCTTCATCACGACGAAGGAGGAGTTCGTCAGGCTCAGGACGGGGGCGGAGTACGAGGCCTTCGACCGGCTCATCAAGGAGAACTTCTTCACCTCCCAGGTGGTGACCATCAAGATCTACGACCGGTCAGGGACCACCATCTATCACTCGCAAAATCCAGAGATCGTCGGCCGCGCCTTCCCGGACAACGCCCCGCTCCAGCGGGCCTTCCAGGGCGAGACGGTGGTCGGGCTCTCCGACCTGCGGGGGAGTGAGCACCTGACCGAGCGGCAGGCGGGGTATTCGCGCCTGCTGGAGGTCTACATCCCGATCTTTCTCGAGGGGACGAGCACCATCATCGGGGCCTACGAAATCTACAGCCCCATCGACCCCTTCTACCAGAAGGTCTGGCCCCTCCGTCTCTCCGTGTGGGGAGCCATCTTCTTCGGCCTGGCGCTGCTCTACGTGGCCCTCTCGCTGACCTTTCGGCGCGCTTCGCGGACCATCGTCGGGCAGAACCTGGCCCTTGAGCGGACCGCCAGTGAGCTGCGGGAGGCCTACGAGGAACTCAAACGGGCTCAGTCCCAACTCGTCCAGAGTGAGAAGCTGGGCTCCGCCGGTCGGCTGGCGGCGGGGATGATCCATGAGATCGGCAACCCGCTGGCTTCGGTCCTCGGGTTGCTGGACCTCCAGCTCCTCTGCAAGGGGAGCGCTGCGGACCGGGTCGAGTGCCTGGACCGCACCGAGCGACTCGCAGGAGAGATCGCGCGGCTCCGCGGGCTTCTCCGGGGCCTGCTGGAGTACGCGCGCCCGGGTCCCTCGGAGGCGATCGTGCTGGATCTGAACGATGTGGTGGAGAAATCGCTGCTCTTCGTGTTCTCTCAGAGGGACTTCGGGTCCGTGAGGCTCGACAAAGACCTGGCTCCGGGGCTTCCTCCCGTGCTGGCCGACGAGTCCCTGCTTGAGCAGGTTCTGGTGAATATCCTTCTGAATGCGGCGCAGGCCTCCCCGGCGGGGGGCTCAATCACGGTGACCACTCAGGCGGGGAACGGAGCGGAGGCGCGGACGGGCGATCATGCCGTGGGGCGCGTCTTTCAGCCGGGCGAGCGGACCGTAACGGTCGCGGTCTCGGACCGCGGACCGGGGATTCCGCGCGAACACTTGGGGCGGGTCTTCGAGCCGTTCTTCTCGACGAAGGGGCGGGGAGAGGGGGCGGGACTGGGCTTGGCGATCTGCCACAGCATCATCGAGCTGCTCCACGGCGCTCTGGTGGTGGAGCTGGCGCCCGGCCGCGGCACCACGTTCCGAATCGTTCTCCCGGCCGCCGCGCCGGTCCCGGTCGCCGCCGAAGGCGCTCGCCGTGAGTGA